The Theropithecus gelada isolate Dixy chromosome 11, Tgel_1.0, whole genome shotgun sequence genome includes a region encoding these proteins:
- the APOBEC1 gene encoding C->U-editing enzyme APOBEC-1 isoform X2, giving the protein MSPKIWRSSGKNTTNHVEVNFIEKLTSERRFHSSISCSITWFLSWSPCWECSQAIREFLSQHPGVTLVIYVARLFWHTDQQNRQGLRDLVNSGVTIQIMRASEYYHCWRNFVNYPPGEEAHWPRYPPLWMMLYALELHCIILSLPPCLKISRRWQNHLTFFRLHLQNCHYQTIPPHILLATGLIQPSVTWR; this is encoded by the exons ATGAGCCCGAAGATCTGGCGAAGCTCAGGCAAAAACACCACCAATCACGTGGAagttaattttatagaaaaattgacGTCAGAAAGACGTTTTCACTCATCCATCAGCTGCTCCATCACCTGGTTCTTGTCCTGGAGTCCCTGCTGGGAATGCTCCCAGGCTATCAGGGAGTTTTTGAGTCAGCACCCTGGTGTGACTCTGGTGATCTATGTAGCACGGCTTTTTTGGCATACGGATCAACAAAATCGGCAAGGTCTCAGGGACCTCGTTAACAGTGGAGTAACTATTCAGATTATGAGAGCATCAG AGTATTATCACTGCTGGAGGAATTTTGTCAACTACCCACCTGGGGAAGAAGCTCACTGGCCACGATATCCACCTCTGTGGATGATGTTGTACGCACTGGAGCTGCACTGCATAATTCTA AGTCTTCCACCCTGTTTAAAGATTTCAAGAAGATGGCAAAATCATCTTACATTTTTCAGACTTCATCTTCAAAATTGCCATTACCAAACGATTCCACCACACATCCTTTTAGCTACAGGGCTGATACAGCCTTCTGTGACTTGGAGATGA
- the APOBEC1 gene encoding C->U-editing enzyme APOBEC-1 isoform X1: protein MTPEEEVQRQSTMTSEKGPSTGDPTLRRRIEPWEFDIFYDPRELRKEACLLYEIKWGMSPKIWRSSGKNTTNHVEVNFIEKLTSERRFHSSISCSITWFLSWSPCWECSQAIREFLSQHPGVTLVIYVARLFWHTDQQNRQGLRDLVNSGVTIQIMRASEYYHCWRNFVNYPPGEEAHWPRYPPLWMMLYALELHCIILSLPPCLKISRRWQNHLTFFRLHLQNCHYQTIPPHILLATGLIQPSVTWR, encoded by the exons GTCCTTCAACAGGTGACCCCACTCTGAG GAGAAGAATCGAACCCTGGGAGTTTGACATCTTCTATGACCCCAGAGAACTTCGTAAAGAGGCCTGTCTGCTCTACGAAATCAAGTGGGGCATGAGCCCGAAGATCTGGCGAAGCTCAGGCAAAAACACCACCAATCACGTGGAagttaattttatagaaaaattgacGTCAGAAAGACGTTTTCACTCATCCATCAGCTGCTCCATCACCTGGTTCTTGTCCTGGAGTCCCTGCTGGGAATGCTCCCAGGCTATCAGGGAGTTTTTGAGTCAGCACCCTGGTGTGACTCTGGTGATCTATGTAGCACGGCTTTTTTGGCATACGGATCAACAAAATCGGCAAGGTCTCAGGGACCTCGTTAACAGTGGAGTAACTATTCAGATTATGAGAGCATCAG AGTATTATCACTGCTGGAGGAATTTTGTCAACTACCCACCTGGGGAAGAAGCTCACTGGCCACGATATCCACCTCTGTGGATGATGTTGTACGCACTGGAGCTGCACTGCATAATTCTA AGTCTTCCACCCTGTTTAAAGATTTCAAGAAGATGGCAAAATCATCTTACATTTTTCAGACTTCATCTTCAAAATTGCCATTACCAAACGATTCCACCACACATCCTTTTAGCTACAGGGCTGATACAGCCTTCTGTGACTTGGAGATGA